CttagaacaaaaataagaaaaagcattttctctttgtatgATTGAGGCTTAGTGTAGGTGTGCCTCTTTGTTCTAGGAAAGCATGCTTTCTGATCGTTTTTTCGTTAAGCAAAACACTTAACAGATTTGAACTTTATGGGTTATGTGTTAATTTGGAGATCAGCTCAGATGACATTTAAAATGCCATAATGTTATTCTTGTATGCCAAatctttttccctcccccaaaATTAGGACtttaattttattgtttcaatatttattttcttagattAGCTAGGAAATCTTAGTTTGGCCACAGTTTACTTTGAAAAGTAAATGTTACATCCTACAGTTTTGCAACATTAAGTTAGGACATTAGAAACTTAAAATTATGTTTCAGTGAATGCTACaactaagcatttttttttttttttaagaaaaacaattgTATTATGTTTTGTTGCCTTACCACTTTGAGTATCTTATCTGAAAATCTGTTccttgccatgtttttctcctgTTAACATAAACTATGTGCCCTGTGAATTTCTGGGGACTGAATTTGAAATTGCTCCTGCCAACCGTTTGTGGCCTGGCGTGTATCTGAATGCCTGAATATCTCCCCGCTGAATGAATTTCGTATTCTGCCCTGAATTCACTCGGGTATATTGATTGGCTGGATGATCTTGGTGCCGCCCACTTGACGTTTCCAGAAGAGTCACCGAAGGAAAAGAACCAGGAGTGTAGAGGATGATGAGGAGGGTCACCTGATCTGTCAGAGTGGAGACGTACTAAGTGCAAGATGTATAGAATATTTTTCAACACTTATTAACTTTTCAGATAACATAATCTATATATAGATTAAGATTTCAGGGATttggaaatctttttttctttctctgttgtttttttgttttgttttgttttgtttcccatttcttttGGTGGGAGGGGAttgtgtttttgctttctttAGAAATGTAATGTTATACAGAACTTCCAGAACAGTAAATCAAGTTAATGAAAGTAGacctaaaaatatttatatatgctttTTGATGGTGTTaaccaataaaataaatatctagtGATAAGGAAATTTGTAGCACCAACTAGAGTAATCTGCATTGATAGTATATATTATGATAAGTAAAAGGTTTCCATTTCTTGGTATGACTgagttttatttctctcttttagaTGAAATTGTTGATACTTTAGGTGAAGGAGCTTTTGGAAAAGTAGTAGAATGCCTCGATCATAAAGCGTAAGTTTCCTGTCCTGGGTTTACACTTGGGGAGGTTGGCAATATAGAAAATTTACTTAGCTATAGAATGTGGTCCAACCCTGAGTTAGATATATATCTTCTTATCCTCTTGCATAGGTCTTTGGCTTCAGTGTAGAAAGCTTCCAATTAAATATTAATGACACTTTGTATATCTAAAATACTatcaataataatttatttttcggAAAGTATTGTTGTCCCACTGAGCATAGTTGTAtgccccccacccttttttttttttttttttttaaaaagaaagtgccGTAATTCATCCTGAATCACAGCCAAGGGTAGGAAAGAATTCTTCTTCTGTATTGGTATCACAAGATTAGTTAATATTCATGTGAGTGATAGTCTCATGAAAGAAATTTGTGCGTTGAATATGTTTTTTGCCTTACCAACTCCACTATATGCCAAAATGTAGGATATTACTTACATAATTGGAGAAAACTAAATTTTAGGGCATAAATTCAAGGAAACGAACTACAGGATCGATTAGAAGTAGTAGCATATAAAAAGTGTGATGGAAAAAAGTTGAATTTGAGATCATttttgtcatatatatttttttaagctttGACTTGTTCTTTCTAACAGGGGAGGTAGACGTGTAGcagtaaaaatagtaaaaaatgtgGATAGGTACTGTGAAGCTGCTCGCTCAGAAATACAAGTTCTGGAACACTTAAACACAACAGACCCCAGTAGCACATTGTAAGTATTAAATTAGAACTTGGAAGACAACCTCAGGTAGGTTTTAATTGTGAGAAGCTGTGCTTAGTTTATTCTTCATGTGTTGATAGCCGCTGTGTCCAGATGTTGGAGTGGTTTGAGCACCACGGTCACATTTGCATTGTGTTTGAACTGCTGGGACTTAGTACTTATGACTTCATTAAGGAAAATGGCTTTCTACCATTTCGTCTGGATCATATCAGGAAGATGGCTTATCAGATCTGCAAGTCTGTGAATTGTAAGTGCTTGGTATAGTTTATGGGAGATATAGAGCTTACTGAGCTTAGTTTAATGGCAGACTGATCtgaatctttaagaaaataataccTAGTATACAGGGCTGGGACAGCTGATTTTAAAGTAAGTATGAAAAAGATTAAGGTGATTGCACCTGGTCGGATAATAGCATGTATGTTTCATTCAGAAACTAGTATACTATCCAGATAACAGTTGTGTTGAAGGCtgtgatttgggctttgattctTTAAAATATGAACCTAGAACCACTGGGTTTAAAATGAAGGAATGGCAGGTCTCAGCTTCATAAGAAGAAGGTAGCAGGTTTTAGATCTGGTTTTCTAGCAGGCTGAAATAGAGCTCTTCTTTTGTTCTGGGGttttgtgtgtggtttttgtTCTGATTTCCAGATTCTagcaactttttatttctttcattctcagTTTTGCACAGTAATAAGTTGACACACACAGATTTAAAGCCTGAAAACATCTTATTTGTGCAGTCTGACTACATAGAAGCATATAATCCCAAAATGGTAAATCTTTATTATCTTCATAGtttcaaatgaatatttttcctCTCTTATGCCTTGTTAACCCATCATCTGTGTTTTTTTAGAAACGAGATGAACGTACCTTAATAAATCCAGATATTAAAGTTGTAGACTTTGGAAGTGCAACATATGATGACGAACATCACAGTACATTGGTATCTACAAGACATTACAGAGCACCTGAAGTTATTTTAGGTTAGTATTTATTATGCTTTGCTTGGTTATGATATGTAAAGTTGACAGtgcaaaacatttattttaattttaactggAAGACAATATATTTGTCTTACTGGCACTAGAATTTATAGTTCTAGGTTTTAACACTTGGTggagggagcggatgtagctcaaatagttgagcgcctgcttcccatgtacctgatacctcaaaaaaaaaaaaaaaaactaactttgtggggttttattttattttttcccctaaggAGTCAGTGTCTTAAAACACACTATAGGATTTTAGGGCTTTAATTGTCCCAGCTCATCAGCCCTGGAACTTTGAGCAACTGGTTTAACTTTTCTGGGTAATATGTGCCAGGATTTAAATATGTGATCAGTTAATAATACCcttaaaaaaatgcttttcttGTCACCTGATATGTTGAGCATGTTTTTCCTCTAACCAGATATTTTGCTTTGCAGCCCTAGGATGGTCCCAACCGTGTGATGTCTGGAGTATAGGATGTATTCTTATTGAATACTACCTTGGGTTTACAGTGTTTCCAGTAAGTGAGTTTATCACTTTACCTACTGttacttgaactttttttttttttaacttttaaataaaaagtgattGTTCCTGTCAATTTAGGGAAATAAGCAGATAGTTTTAACAGGCCTTAATGTTTTGTGTGTctgtctggatttttaaaattttaagtgctTAATAGGCCTTACCAGTGTTCTGTCAGGTGTAACTTGCTAAAAGCACGCCTTTTTTAGTAATGACCTTCTTTTTGACTTACCGTCTGTGGACTAGGAAATTAGCATTTGTGTTAAAGAATAAAGCACAATATGTAAGTAGAGGTAGttgattaaaatttttctttattgttttagacACATGACAGTAAGGAGCATTTAGCAATGATGGAAAGGATTCTTGGACCTCTACCAAAACATATGATACAAAAAACCAGGTATGTTTTAAGAGTTGGTGCCACTTAGACATAAGTTCTGATTAGAACTTTGTAAAACAGTGAAGTCAAACTAaatgcttttttcactcaacttTCAGCTTTCCTTGGTGGAGATAACAAATTACTTCAGTTATACTATCTAATGATCTCTAGGCTATTTTCTAACCTTTTAAATCTTTACAAAAGTTTTAATCTTCGATCTATAGAAGTATTTGAAGAAGTGAGCGTAATTTTTTTTGAGCCTTGATGTGTTTGTTTTTACTGTATCTGAAGTCATTTTTGTCCTTATAAAGATTTTCTGTCCTTGTGAAAAAAGTACAGGTGCATAGGAGTGAAAATTCCATCACAAGACATTTACCTTTACCACGGCTTTAACATTTTAGTGTGGTACCTtctgagctttttttttctttcttatggaTAGCCATAATTGTGTGGGAATTTATGATTTATTCATATTACAAATACTTGAAAGTTGCATCATGGTgcttttaagaaaatgtaaataatacgTAGGTGCTTCTTTCACCTTTgttagatgtttgacattttcaaTGTCAAAATTATAAATGTGAATGAATATTGACTTATTTTTAGAAAACGTAAATATTTCCATCACGATCGGTTAGACTGGGATGAACACAGCTCTGCTGGCAGATATGTTTCAAGGCGCTGTAAACCTCTGAAGGTATGCTTGGGTTATATTTAAGTGGTTTCCCCTCTGCTTttattttagagaaataaaattaaagtttgTTGAATATGTTTCTCCTTTTAGGAATTTATGCTTTCTCAGGATGCCGAACATGAACTTCTCTTTGACCTCATTCAGAAAATGTTGGAGTATGATCCAGCCAAAAGAATTACTCTCAAAGAAGCCTTAaagcatcctttcttttctcccttaaAAAAAGCTGTCTAGATCTATAATTATATATAGCTCTTTTGAAGAGATTAATAGACTGTATCagtctaaattttaaatattaagttaTTTTGTACAGCTTTGTAAATTTCTTAACATTTCTATTGCTaccatgtttattttgtttgaattATTTGATTTGTTATATAGCCCAGTAAACTAATGAACATCTTTTTCAGTAATTACTGTATAAAATGACTTATTTggaataaattttgtttttatgaaatttatatCTGCAATTTGTTTTTAGCACCATTTTTCTTCCTACCTCTGTCACTTTAAAGAATGGATATAATGTTTCTCCCGTAGGTTCCATCAGTCTTAATGAGAGGAAACCAGCATTGTTGGACCCACTCGTAGTCTCCCTCCCTGTAATCATAGTTTAATGGGTCTGTTGTGCAAGCAGTGGGATGGCTGACCTTCAAGGGATGATTAATCATAATCACCTGGTTATTCAATGCCTTCTCTGCAGTGGGCATTCTGTTTAGCCATTGATGTGACGTAGAGTT
The nucleotide sequence above comes from Dasypus novemcinctus isolate mDasNov1 chromosome 7, mDasNov1.1.hap2, whole genome shotgun sequence. Encoded proteins:
- the CLK1 gene encoding dual specificity protein kinase CLK1; translated protein: MRHSKRIYCPDWDEKDWDCGKWRSSSSHKRKKSSPSSARENKRCKYNHSKTSESHYMESRSINEKDYHSRRYIDEYRNDYNQGCEPGHRNRDHESRYQNHSSKSSGRSGRSSYKSKHRIHHSTSHHRSHGKSHRRKRTRSVEDDEEGHLICQSGDVLSARYEIVDTLGEGAFGKVVECLDHKAGGRRVAVKIVKNVDRYCEAARSEIQVLEHLNTTDPSSTFRCVQMLEWFEHHGHICIVFELLGLSTYDFIKENGFLPFRLDHIRKMAYQICKSVNFLHSNKLTHTDLKPENILFVQSDYIEAYNPKMKRDERTLINPDIKVVDFGSATYDDEHHSTLVSTRHYRAPEVILALGWSQPCDVWSIGCILIEYYLGFTVFPTHDSKEHLAMMERILGPLPKHMIQKTRKRKYFHHDRLDWDEHSSAGRYVSRRCKPLKEFMLSQDAEHELLFDLIQKMLEYDPAKRITLKEALKHPFFSPLKKAV